Proteins found in one Homalodisca vitripennis isolate AUS2020 chromosome 4, UT_GWSS_2.1, whole genome shotgun sequence genomic segment:
- the LOC124360628 gene encoding uncharacterized protein LOC124360628 isoform X2, with protein MTGEQLRRIMWGRASISTPQKISKKMPVSNPLADLLTDVVPPPEDKPAPAPSLGGGFGDALTAALDVIAFTNDLDISGPSPYSTENGPLAEDPFLELFLSSEQETLDVAHLTALAEAAVAASITEPKQEMPVPDPVLLAAKANLEQISNLEPSDSDGLGDGPLLGRGSRVKRARSAHQRVALQSSDKQQLFRRNNGGDSSSNTSSLDYELSTPASLLRLTSPPTGKPIKAPRPKEVTKARPRPKTARVNRVAPACDVPNRRGASATSAVSPPPPQSPPDPLEPWSTRGITNMNTILAWPQSDHDSL; from the exons ATGACAGGAGAGCAACTACGGCGCATTATGTGGGGTCGAGCTTCTATTTCCACTCCTCAGAAGATATCAAAGAAGATGCCTGTAAg TAACCCACTGGCAGACTTACTGACAGATGTTGTGCCTCCTCCAGAAGACAAGCCAGCACCTGCACCATCTCTTGGGGGAGGGTTTGGTGATGCTCTCACAGCTGCTCTAGATGTCATTGCCTTTACTAACGACCTTGACATATCAGGTCCCTCCCCATATTCTACAG aaaatgGGCCATTGGCTGAAGATCCGTTCTTAGAGCTGTTCCTCAGTTCTGAGCAAGAGACACTTGACGTGGCACATTTGACTGCTCTAGCTGAGGCAGCTGTTGCTGCTTCCATTACA GAACCAAAGCAAGAAATGCCTGTTCCAGATCCAGTATTGTTGGCTGCTAAAGCCAATcttgaacaaatttcaaatttagagcCCAGTGACAGTGATGGACTGGGAG ATGGGCCACTTCTGGGGCGGGGCTCTCGTGTGAAACGAGCCAGGTCTGCACACCAGCGAGTTGCACTTCAGTCCTCGGATAAACAGCAGCTATTCCGGCGAAATAATGGAGGAGACTCCAGTTCTAACACCTCCAGCCTGGACTATGAACTTTCAACCCCTGCCTCTCTCTTGCGGCTCACTTCACCACCTACAGGCAAGCCTATTAAGGCTCCCAGACCCAAGGAGGTTACCAAGGCCAGACCTCGACCTAAAACTGCTAGAGTCAATAG GGTTGCTCCAGCCTGTGATGTACCTAACAGAAGAGGAGCCTCAGCAACTTCAGCTGTTTCCCCTCCTCCGCCTCAATCTCCCCCAGATCCCCTGGAGCCTTGGAGTACTCGAGGCATTACTAACATGAACACCATTCTAGCCTGGCCTCAGAGTGATCATGACAGTCTCTAA
- the LOC124360628 gene encoding uncharacterized protein LOC124360628 isoform X1 — MTGEQLRRIMWGRASISTPQKISKKMPVSSNPLADLLTDVVPPPEDKPAPAPSLGGGFGDALTAALDVIAFTNDLDISGPSPYSTENGPLAEDPFLELFLSSEQETLDVAHLTALAEAAVAASITEPKQEMPVPDPVLLAAKANLEQISNLEPSDSDGLGDGPLLGRGSRVKRARSAHQRVALQSSDKQQLFRRNNGGDSSSNTSSLDYELSTPASLLRLTSPPTGKPIKAPRPKEVTKARPRPKTARVNRVAPACDVPNRRGASATSAVSPPPPQSPPDPLEPWSTRGITNMNTILAWPQSDHDSL; from the exons ATGACAGGAGAGCAACTACGGCGCATTATGTGGGGTCGAGCTTCTATTTCCACTCCTCAGAAGATATCAAAGAAGATGCCTGTAAg CAGTAACCCACTGGCAGACTTACTGACAGATGTTGTGCCTCCTCCAGAAGACAAGCCAGCACCTGCACCATCTCTTGGGGGAGGGTTTGGTGATGCTCTCACAGCTGCTCTAGATGTCATTGCCTTTACTAACGACCTTGACATATCAGGTCCCTCCCCATATTCTACAG aaaatgGGCCATTGGCTGAAGATCCGTTCTTAGAGCTGTTCCTCAGTTCTGAGCAAGAGACACTTGACGTGGCACATTTGACTGCTCTAGCTGAGGCAGCTGTTGCTGCTTCCATTACA GAACCAAAGCAAGAAATGCCTGTTCCAGATCCAGTATTGTTGGCTGCTAAAGCCAATcttgaacaaatttcaaatttagagcCCAGTGACAGTGATGGACTGGGAG ATGGGCCACTTCTGGGGCGGGGCTCTCGTGTGAAACGAGCCAGGTCTGCACACCAGCGAGTTGCACTTCAGTCCTCGGATAAACAGCAGCTATTCCGGCGAAATAATGGAGGAGACTCCAGTTCTAACACCTCCAGCCTGGACTATGAACTTTCAACCCCTGCCTCTCTCTTGCGGCTCACTTCACCACCTACAGGCAAGCCTATTAAGGCTCCCAGACCCAAGGAGGTTACCAAGGCCAGACCTCGACCTAAAACTGCTAGAGTCAATAG GGTTGCTCCAGCCTGTGATGTACCTAACAGAAGAGGAGCCTCAGCAACTTCAGCTGTTTCCCCTCCTCCGCCTCAATCTCCCCCAGATCCCCTGGAGCCTTGGAGTACTCGAGGCATTACTAACATGAACACCATTCTAGCCTGGCCTCAGAGTGATCATGACAGTCTCTAA